A stretch of the Thalassotalea euphylliae genome encodes the following:
- a CDS encoding ABC transporter ATP-binding protein, whose amino-acid sequence MKNENRLLMQGISKQYPGCKANDDIELQIKHGEIHALLGENGAGKSTLMKILYGVVKPDQGEILWNGRVASINEPADARALGIGMVFQHFSLFESLTIAENIALALGEQAGQPATLASRIKATSERYGMPLDPERRISTLSTGERQRVEIVRCLLLDIQLLILDEPTSVLTPQEVQALFKTLRQLKQQGCSVLFISHKLHEVAELCDSATILRAGKVSGHCSPKQETPEAMARMMVGDDTPISNDKQRAQLSDGIDDFVSVSELSTTPEGLFDIALQNINLSVKRGEIVGIAGVAGNGQEELLKALSGEQTNAKSSAIRFGGQVVDAMSPLKRRRLGLAFVPEDRLGRGAVPEMDLCQNALLTSFDHGLVGKGLFDKGLLKQNKIKALANKIIDKYKVKAAGNHSQAVSLSGGNLQKFIIGREIEQAPKFLLMSHPTWGVDIGAQVAIHQAIIKLRDQGCAVLVISEDLDELYKICDRLGAICDGKLSPFLPTDEVPLPLLGRWMAGDFGLPIAAQSAAHVSDGKVVPLPTKPQTSSGASL is encoded by the coding sequence ATGAAGAACGAGAATCGGCTTTTAATGCAGGGAATTAGCAAACAATACCCTGGCTGCAAAGCTAATGACGATATTGAACTACAAATAAAGCATGGCGAAATTCATGCCTTGCTCGGCGAAAACGGTGCTGGCAAAAGCACGTTAATGAAAATTCTTTACGGTGTGGTCAAACCTGACCAAGGTGAAATTTTATGGAATGGTCGAGTAGCATCGATCAATGAACCTGCTGACGCGCGCGCTTTGGGTATTGGTATGGTGTTTCAACACTTTTCATTGTTCGAAAGTTTAACCATCGCTGAAAATATTGCCTTAGCGCTCGGTGAGCAAGCGGGTCAACCGGCAACGCTTGCCAGCCGCATCAAAGCAACATCAGAGCGATATGGCATGCCACTCGATCCTGAGCGCCGCATTTCCACCTTATCAACAGGCGAGCGCCAGCGTGTTGAAATTGTCCGCTGTTTATTACTCGACATTCAGCTACTCATTTTAGATGAACCCACATCCGTTCTAACGCCACAAGAAGTGCAAGCGCTTTTCAAAACGCTACGTCAACTAAAACAGCAAGGTTGTTCTGTACTCTTTATTAGCCACAAATTACATGAAGTTGCAGAGCTATGTGACAGCGCCACCATTTTACGCGCTGGCAAGGTCAGCGGGCATTGCTCCCCCAAGCAAGAAACACCTGAAGCCATGGCTCGCATGATGGTGGGTGATGACACTCCGATCAGCAATGATAAGCAACGCGCTCAACTAAGTGATGGTATTGATGACTTTGTTAGCGTCAGTGAGTTATCAACAACGCCTGAGGGCTTATTTGATATTGCCCTGCAAAACATCAACCTCAGTGTCAAACGCGGAGAAATTGTGGGTATTGCAGGCGTGGCGGGCAATGGCCAAGAAGAGCTATTGAAGGCGTTATCTGGTGAGCAAACTAATGCTAAATCTTCTGCTATTCGCTTTGGCGGTCAAGTTGTTGATGCCATGTCCCCCCTTAAGCGCCGACGTTTGGGCCTTGCCTTTGTACCTGAAGACCGCTTAGGGCGAGGTGCCGTGCCAGAAATGGATTTATGCCAAAATGCCTTACTGACCAGTTTTGACCATGGTTTAGTGGGTAAAGGGTTATTCGACAAAGGCCTACTGAAACAAAATAAGATCAAAGCACTCGCAAACAAAATCATCGACAAATACAAGGTGAAAGCCGCAGGTAACCATAGCCAAGCAGTGAGCTTATCTGGCGGCAATTTACAAAAATTTATTATTGGCCGCGAAATTGAACAAGCCCCTAAGTTTTTGTTGATGTCGCATCCTACGTGGGGTGTGGATATTGGCGCTCAAGTCGCCATTCATCAAGCAATTATCAAGCTGCGAGATCAAGGCTGTGCGGTATTAGTGATTTCTGAAGACTTGGATGAGCTATACAAAATTTGCGATCGCCTTGGTGCTATTTGTGATGGCAAGCTCTCCCCTTTTCTGCCAACAGACGAAGTTCCGCTACCTTTATTAGGCCGTTGGATGGCTGGCGATTTTGGCTTGCCAATAGCAGCACAATCGGCAGCACACGTATCTGATGGCAAGGTTGTTCCTTTGCCAACCAAGCCACAAACTTCATCAGGAGCTAGTTTATGA
- a CDS encoding ABC transporter permease: MIRLEARVQHSTVWGYSSPLLAVLLTLLTGYILFAALGQSPSEALYTFFIAPIADWYGISELLVKTIPILLCAYGLALCFRASVWNIGAEGQLLMGGVAASAVATLFVHSDSIWAMPLTLLAGIAGGIGWAALAAFMKLRLNTNEILVTIMMNYIALNILLWAVHGPLKDPDGFNFPESALFGDSTLLPVLFADTRLHLGLVFCAIAMALSWLFISKSFLGFQTQVLGQDRSAAKMAGFNQTKLVTLVLLVCGALAGLAGAGEVAGPIGQLVPQISPGYGYAAIIVAFLGRLHPVGITLAGLLMGLIYMGGEMAQIELGLPNAITGIFQGLMLFFLLSCDVLIRYRVRFKRFDKSNSADNTSSSLAPQAQE, translated from the coding sequence ATGATCCGCCTGGAAGCCCGTGTTCAGCATTCTACTGTCTGGGGCTATAGTTCACCATTGCTTGCCGTGCTGCTGACCCTGCTCACTGGCTATATTTTATTTGCCGCACTTGGCCAATCACCAAGTGAAGCCTTATATACCTTTTTTATCGCGCCAATTGCTGACTGGTATGGCATCAGCGAGTTACTGGTGAAAACCATTCCTATTTTACTGTGTGCTTATGGCCTAGCATTATGTTTTCGCGCCTCGGTGTGGAATATCGGTGCCGAAGGCCAATTACTGATGGGTGGTGTCGCCGCTTCGGCGGTAGCAACCTTATTCGTGCATTCCGACAGTATTTGGGCCATGCCGTTAACGCTACTCGCTGGCATTGCAGGCGGCATAGGTTGGGCAGCGCTGGCCGCCTTTATGAAGTTGCGTTTAAACACCAATGAAATTCTCGTCACTATCATGATGAATTACATTGCGTTGAATATTTTGTTGTGGGCAGTGCATGGGCCACTTAAAGATCCGGATGGCTTTAACTTCCCTGAAAGCGCCTTGTTTGGTGACAGTACTTTATTACCTGTGTTATTTGCCGACACCCGATTGCACTTAGGTCTTGTGTTTTGTGCTATCGCGATGGCGCTTAGCTGGCTATTTATTAGTAAGAGTTTTCTGGGTTTTCAAACCCAAGTGTTGGGCCAAGACCGGTCGGCAGCAAAAATGGCCGGTTTTAACCAAACTAAACTAGTCACCCTAGTGTTGTTAGTTTGCGGTGCCTTAGCTGGTTTAGCAGGAGCAGGCGAAGTGGCGGGGCCAATTGGTCAGCTAGTCCCGCAAATTTCACCTGGCTATGGTTATGCTGCCATTATTGTCGCGTTTTTAGGGCGCTTACACCCCGTTGGCATCACGCTGGCAGGCCTGTTAATGGGGCTCATCTATATGGGCGGTGAAATGGCACAAATTGAGCTTGGTCTGCCCAACGCTATCACCGGAATTTTTCAGGGACTTATGCTGTTTTTCTTACTGTCTTGCGATGTATTAATCCGCTATCGCGTCCGCTTTAAACGTTTTGACAAAAGCAACAGCGCAGACAACACCTCGTCTTCTCTTGCTCCACAAGCTCAGGAATAA